The Etheostoma cragini isolate CJK2018 chromosome 10, CSU_Ecrag_1.0, whole genome shotgun sequence nucleotide sequence tattgtttttcttcttcggTTTTAGCTTTCTCTTCTCATTGCCATCACCTCCACCAAGGTGGTTGAAGTGGTCGGTACACTTTGTTTGTCTCCCGGTTAGTGTTTTGTTGTGGAGGTTTTCAATGTCCACACTAAGGGTTTAAGGTTTGTGGTGTTAGGTGTGTATGTTAGGTAAGCGTGTTATGTCAGCATGCACTTATTGCTTTTAATTGTGGTTGGCAGGAAGACATTTCAATAACACACAATACatatctcttcctctctttttaccTCTCTCACTTACtcatgtgcatttgttttggcTTCAGGGACAGCAGGTGGAGACACCAGCTACAATGATAATGAGGAGAGTGCAAAGATGCCAATGTCAGAGGAGGAGAAACTTGAACAAGTTAAAAGGTCAGATTGCACATGCTTGACACAAACCATGCAATACTGTCTGTCCAAGTCACAGCTTCTTTTCCTTACTTAACAGAGTTGCTTTACTACACGTATATATATCACTGAAAATGTAATCAGTGACCATTTGTTTAGAAGCCAAACATAATTTGGAAATACTTAATATTTGACAGACATTTGACTCTCTCCTGTTAGAGAGATTGAACATCTTCAATGTTTAAGAGAGgcaaatgtctgtgtgtctgttgttcaGGCTAGAGGAGCTGATGCGGGTGAAGCAGGCAGAGAGACGAGAGCGAGAGCGGGCAGAAGAGTTGGAGCGGGAGAAGCAGCGAAGGAAACATGGCCAAGAGCTGCAGCAGATTCGTCAAAAGCTGCAGGATGATGATATGAAAAAACTCGCCGATCAGCGCAGAAAAGAGAAGATGGAGGACAAAATGGCAAGGTAAGGTATTTATTATTACTCATTTATTCACCTAATGATGTCAGTGATTATTTGCACTGGGTGGTAGTAGTAATAGTTTGCCTGGTTCAGACCTTTGAATCTGCCCACTCCACGAGTTGACAGAAGACGGAGTGTTACGAGTTTACAATTCTGTCTGATATCAAGcaaagtaacagtactttttaTGGACCAAATTCTCATGTTTGACCAGGGATGAAGTAATAAAAGTACCTAAACATCCACAGAGGTTTTCACTccattttttcctttcctccaaaaatgttttcttgacttacattaaagaaaagggaaagttttacaaaataaattacgAAATGCAATTTTATCTCTTCATTATTATGTATGAATTGCTCAAAAAATAGTTTACAGTATAAAAATGGGAATTAAAagtggctgaattccatttcaTAACAAAAATGGAATGCCATCCATGAAATAAACAGTGGGTGTAAAAAATTGGAATTGGGGAAAGTTTAGGAGGGAAGGCCACAGCCAAATACAAGATAATAAACTCAAAAGGTAAAACCAGAAATAAGTGACAAATTCCTATTCATGTGTCATTGAACAGACATGTTAACTTTTTTAAGTTGAAGTCGGCATCAAACTGTGGTGCTCCTACACTACAATACGCTACAACTGTCACagtcagaaaatgtgtttgactgTGAACTCCTGTACGTTTTTCATGTCTGTCATTGGGTTGCTTGTCTTTCTTCCTGTCAGGCAAAGGGTTAAAGATAAGATTGCacgagacagagaggagagagcacAAAAGGTAATCCAATCATTGTTCatgtagttactttttaaatatttttctgttcACTTCATTTTCTTACCACTTCTGTTGGAACCAATAacataatcttttatttatttttttagtttggagGTGGTGCACCCCCAAGCTCGGCGGCAACGTCCCAGCCTGCCCCGCCCAGCCCCTCGTCACCCACCAGTCACGGCCCTCCACCCACTAAGAAGGAGTATGATCAGTCCAGGATACAGGTACAGGCTTCAGTTCCTCATACACGTACATGCTGCTCTTCACACCACTTAAGCACAGAGCACTCATGAGTGGTCCTCACTAGAACAGATTTAAATCTatccatttaaaaacagaacagataTTCATGATCCATCAAGCTTGAATTTAATGATGCACTCGCCTCCTCCTTTGCCTGCTGCTCCTGTGGTCTTCCGCTTCTTCGCGGTAAAGGTACGTCTGCTGGACGGCTCGACCATCACGGCGGTCTTCAAGGCCCAGGAGCCCCTGGCGGCAGTGCGCGTGTACGTGCAGGTGAATGGCAACACACCTGAGGGTCAGGACTTCACGCTGCTCTCGCCCTACCCCCGTCACGTCTACACCGAACTGGACATGGAGAAGCCCCTCAAAGAACTGGGTGAGCGCTGGGCTGGCAACTGCAAAGGAATATAGATTACATTTAGTGTAATATACATAATTTAACAAATTCTCTGCGGTTTGGCTTCTGCATGGATGTAAAACTGCATTCAGCAGCTCATCACGCAAGTTGGCTTCTATTATAGAATGTACCCAACTTTTTTGTGGCtttccattttgtctttttaggtTTGGTGCCTTCAGCTGTGCTGGTTGTTATCAAAAAGTGAGATCAGGACGGAGGATCTGCTCTGTGAGCCTACCTCACCACTTCCACTACATCAACACGAGAGGCACCAGAAACTGACTGAACTGGGAGCAGAGCCACCACCTTTATAATATCTCTCAGAAAGCCAGCTAACTGAACTAAAGCAGAGAGATGTAGCGCGAGGCTGTGATCAGATTGTGTGTTGCTACTTTTAAGAAGTTTAGGAAGGGAAAGTGAAAAACTCTTTTCAGCTAACTGATTGATTGCACTTGATATAGACTGGCTTTTACTTATTCAGGAAGAAAGTGAAGATAGCTGGCTTCTGATGGATACTGCTCAGTGTTCTCAAcaacacattaatacaaattcaattttaacCAGACCTTAACAAAGCACCACACAAGACGTTCTCGATTGGCTCTCAAAGGGCCTTAAATTGAATCCCCACAATCTCCCTGATTTTGTGACATTCTACtttaccagttttttttataagttgAAGTATATTGACAAATGTGTCTGCATAATCACCAAGAATCTAGTTAAAATAAAGCTCAGAACTCCGAactatggtggtggactggatTTTCTAACAATTGTATCAACATATTGATTTGGTTTGTGTAGCCAAAGCCTGATATGTCATATTCAGTGAGCCACACAGTCGCAGTGGGTGACAGGATTACCTTTGTTACCATGATGatgtaaatactcactagagcaccaaaGCTGTGGCTTAAAATAGTCCCCAAATGCACTATTAACTCCTATTTGAATAATGATTGCATTTACAAAGTCCAGCTGTTTTGGGAAATTGAGcctttttacaaaaatgaaactgtaaatttGTGACCCATTGTTACAGATTCAAGTCTTTGGTAGGGAAAAATGGATTTGGGGTTAAGTGCCACAGCAGGGAAGTTAGAAACACTTGTAGCCTTTATACGGGATTTCTTGACAGTAAGAAAACTAGAAGATCAGCGTTCCCATCCTTTAACAGATTTAATCACTACAGATAATTGAACAAgttcacatttaacaaggtTGTAATGTTTCGCAACATATTTAACCGAATTCTCATAATTGACTTGTCCTAAAGTTATGTGAAATGGTTAATTTCAGGCATTTTATTGAACCGTGTATATTCGCAATATGCCAAATAATAACAAGGGCTTAAGCCCGCctgctgcttttttaaacaagtgAACTGGAACTCTGTGACAAACAGAAGTCTATCTGCTacgacaagtcaaaatgtctgcctgtTGAATACGATCACTATCACTAGACCAATTGGTGTTTTCAACCAGCGGATTTCAGCGGCTTTCGTCTTCACTTACACGTCAGGAAACTTATGGACTTTTTCTTTCAGCTGGTAATGTAGTACCATAAAGGAGGTTTAATATAAAAAGGAATTGTGCAGCCTCTGAAACTTGCTGGCTATGTGATCAAACTAAGTAATTAGTGTGACGGTGAATTTTCACCCTCATTATGGAAGTACGTAcgcacacagacaacacaaacaGGTATATTGTGACACACTATAAAACACCTTTATatacattagaaaaaaacatagcaTTCACTGGAATGGTACAAAATGTCAATCATGTCACCTGTAAAGTTGGATAGACTAGATGACTTTAAAACATGAGCGAAGGGGTTGGGCttgcaaacaaatacaaaaatatttctgATTAAAATGGAGAGACACTGATGTACCGAGAATGGGAGCGGCAGTTTTCTTTCATCATCTTTCCACCTGTCCCTCAGAACACTGACGTGACACAAAATGCTAAAAGAGAACTCTTGCCCCTTATTTATACAAATCCAGGACAGTGAGGTTACTCAGAGGAAGGACGGAGAGGAAAGGATGCTAGGATCTTATTTTAGCAGGTGGACCAGCAGGACTGGgtggttgagttttttttgttgacctAAAGAGTCATTCTGGATTAAACCACTTCCGGTGGCTTCTTGGTGTCACTGTCGCCCCCTTTAGCTGGGAGGATAGTAGCCTTGGTTGTAGTTCCATGTGTTCTGGTAGCCGTAGCCGGCGTACTGCGGTTGCTGAAAAAGAATAAACCGGTTGTAACATACACGGAACATCTCAAGCTATAGCCTACGACGATATTCGGTTTATATCTAAATAAACCATTTATAGACACATGATATTTTATGGTTTTCCTGCATCTCAGTTAAGCCCTCTGTGCAAATAAACTTTTAAAGCAGTCAAGCCAAATTTGTAAATTTacagaaattgttttttatacaaCAAGCAtttgctattattatttttttttacaatcctACCTGATACCAGCTGCTGTATGCCCCATAGCCAGTCTGGGAGTTTGCGTCGGCGCCCATCACAGGGGGAGGGGGTGTGGTGATGGGGACATGTGGCATGGTAGCTGGGACTGATGCAGACACGGCAACAGCAGAGCCGTCCTCACTTTTGCTCATCTTCTCTGGGTCCTCATCCCTAAAAACAAATCATCTCTGCTCAGGTTATTCacgcagcaacaacaaaaaatatacacaatttGGTCCCGAACCAGAGCTTCCCACTGCTAGAATTTGTTTTTGAACTTGATCAAATTACCcgttctctgcttctctcttcGTTCCACCCAGCTCCTTCAGCAGTTTCTGGTGCTCCTCATAGACAGACAGCACACTGCAAAGGACACAGGGACAATAAGGAACTACGTTCAGGTCAAAGAAGACCAAAGGGTTTTGTGGTAGCAACAGGGTTTACAGAAGACTTGGGTTGAACTTTGACCTCTGGATAGAGTTGCTGTAGTCCTCTGCGAACTGAAGCCCTCTCTGTGAGAAGAGGATCTTGGTGTGTGGGGC carries:
- the ubxn1 gene encoding UBX domain-containing protein 1, giving the protein MAELTTLESLLEMGFDRNRAEKAVAHTGNQGIEQAMDWLMEHENDPDIDEPYVPPVGNVLGGEADSQSTTEQPSLADTAEGTAGGDTSYNDNEESAKMPMSEEEKLEQVKRLEELMRVKQAERRERERAEELEREKQRRKHGQELQQIRQKLQDDDMKKLADQRRKEKMEDKMARQRVKDKIARDREERAQKFGGGAPPSSAATSQPAPPSPSSPTSHGPPPTKKEYDQSRIQVRLLDGSTITAVFKAQEPLAAVRVYVQVNGNTPEGQDFTLLSPYPRHVYTELDMEKPLKELGLVPSAVLVVIKK